In Sphingobacterium thalpophilum, a genomic segment contains:
- the murQ gene encoding N-acetylmuramic acid 6-phosphate etherase gives MVNTTEKDSNYQDLDKMSVHELLTNINNEDKSVPLAVEQAIPQIEALVKVTVEKMKAGGRTFYIGAGTSGRLGVLDASELPPTYGVPFEWIIGLIAGGDTAIRKAVEFAEDDLEQAWKDMEAYDIDENDVVIGIAASGTTPYVIGGLKMANEKGLVTGCIVCNGGSPIAEVAQYPVEVIVGPEFVTGSTRMKSGTAQKLVLNMFSTAVMIQLGRVKGNKMVDMQLSNHKLVGRGVRIIMDQTGALEEEAAALLEQFGNVRQAIEAYQATH, from the coding sequence ATGGTAAATACAACGGAGAAAGATTCGAATTATCAGGATTTGGACAAGATGTCTGTGCATGAGTTATTGACAAATATCAATAATGAGGATAAATCTGTGCCACTTGCTGTAGAGCAGGCTATCCCTCAGATTGAAGCATTAGTCAAAGTCACTGTGGAGAAAATGAAGGCTGGTGGTCGAACTTTTTATATCGGCGCTGGTACAAGTGGTCGTTTGGGCGTGTTGGATGCGTCAGAATTACCTCCGACTTACGGCGTTCCATTTGAATGGATCATTGGGTTGATTGCTGGTGGTGATACTGCAATTAGAAAAGCAGTTGAATTTGCAGAAGATGATTTGGAGCAAGCCTGGAAAGATATGGAAGCGTATGATATTGATGAAAACGATGTTGTTATCGGTATTGCGGCCTCTGGAACCACACCTTATGTTATTGGCGGATTAAAAATGGCAAATGAGAAAGGACTTGTGACGGGATGTATTGTCTGTAATGGGGGTTCTCCGATTGCTGAAGTAGCACAGTATCCGGTTGAGGTTATTGTTGGGCCAGAATTTGTTACCGGGTCTACTCGGATGAAATCGGGTACAGCACAGAAACTTGTGTTAAATATGTTCAGTACTGCAGTGATGATCCAATTGGGTAGGGTAAAAGGGAATAAGATGGTCGATATGCAATTGTCAAACCATAAGCTGGTCGGTCGTGGTGTACGTATCATTATGGATCAAACCGGGGCGCTGGAAGAAGAGGCTGCGGCTTTACTTGAACAATTTGGTAATGTAAGACAGGCCATCGAAGCTTATCAGGCTACCCATTGA
- a CDS encoding sodium:solute symporter, with amino-acid sequence MSPVILLSFIIIYFAVLLAVAHFTSKGASDNSTFFVANRNSKWYMVAFGMIGTALSGVTFISVPGAVGASEFSYFQFVLGNAVGFVIIAYVLLPLYYRMNLTSIYTYLEERFGHTTYKTGAAIFLVSRTIGSAFRLYLVAIVLQHFIFDAWNVPFAITVVICLVLIWMYTNKGGLKTIIVTDTLQTTFLVTAVILSIYFMAKGLDFGIVDTFEAVKESSYSKIFFWDDFVGSKANFWKQFLGGIFVTIAMTGLDQDLMQKNLSMGTIKEAQKNMITFTSVFVVINIFFLAVGALLYIYAAKNGIDVTQLATRDYLYPEIALNHLAIVPAIIFMMGLTAATFATTDSALTALTTSFCVDFLNFNKKENPNDPALIKQRNYVHFGFSIVMLLVILVFKLINDDSVVNAIFTAASYTYGPLLGLFVFGIFTKYAVRDNAVPYICVLSPTVLFLLKTYVIEVYTPYVIGLDLIIINGFITFVMLLISSPGKASEKALSHN; translated from the coding sequence ATGTCACCAGTAATATTATTATCTTTTATAATAATCTATTTTGCAGTTCTGCTTGCAGTAGCTCACTTCACCTCGAAGGGGGCTTCGGATAACTCTACTTTTTTTGTCGCAAACCGGAACTCTAAATGGTATATGGTCGCCTTTGGGATGATCGGTACCGCGCTCTCCGGCGTAACTTTTATTTCGGTTCCCGGCGCAGTAGGTGCGTCTGAATTTAGCTATTTTCAATTTGTTCTTGGGAACGCCGTTGGTTTTGTCATTATTGCCTATGTATTGCTTCCGCTCTATTATAGAATGAACTTGACTTCCATCTATACCTATTTGGAAGAACGTTTTGGGCACACCACGTACAAAACAGGTGCTGCTATTTTTTTGGTTTCCCGTACGATCGGTTCGGCATTTCGTCTTTATTTGGTGGCAATCGTATTGCAGCATTTTATTTTTGATGCCTGGAATGTGCCTTTCGCGATTACGGTCGTTATATGTTTGGTGTTAATCTGGATGTATACAAATAAGGGCGGTTTAAAGACGATTATTGTGACAGATACCCTACAGACTACCTTTTTAGTGACCGCAGTAATTCTCTCTATCTATTTTATGGCCAAAGGATTAGATTTTGGTATCGTCGATACTTTCGAGGCTGTAAAAGAAAGTAGTTATTCGAAGATCTTTTTCTGGGATGATTTTGTCGGTAGTAAAGCTAATTTTTGGAAACAATTCTTGGGAGGGATTTTTGTGACCATTGCGATGACGGGGCTAGATCAGGATCTGATGCAGAAGAACTTATCGATGGGGACCATTAAAGAAGCTCAAAAGAATATGATCACTTTTACAAGTGTTTTTGTGGTCATCAATATATTCTTTTTAGCTGTCGGTGCTTTGCTGTATATCTATGCGGCTAAAAATGGAATTGATGTGACTCAATTAGCAACACGCGATTATTTGTACCCAGAAATTGCATTAAACCACTTGGCTATTGTTCCTGCAATCATCTTTATGATGGGGTTAACGGCTGCTACTTTTGCAACGACAGATAGTGCGCTAACGGCATTGACAACATCTTTCTGTGTGGACTTTCTAAATTTCAATAAAAAAGAAAATCCCAATGATCCAGCGCTGATCAAGCAGCGTAATTATGTGCATTTTGGTTTTTCCATTGTGATGCTGTTGGTTATTCTGGTCTTTAAGCTGATCAATGATGACTCGGTCGTCAATGCAATCTTTACGGCAGCGAGTTATACCTATGGACCTTTATTGGGTTTATTTGTTTTCGGAATATTCACAAAATATGCCGTGCGGGATAACGCTGTACCTTATATCTGTGTACTTTCGCCTACCGTCTTATTTTTGCTTAAAACCTATGTTATTGAAGTGTATACACCTTATGTTATCGGATTGGATTTGATCATTATTAATGGTTTTATCACGTTTGTGATGCTTTTGATCAGTTCTCCAGGTAAAGCAAGTGAAAAAGCATTGTCCCATAATTAA
- a CDS encoding purine-nucleoside phosphorylase produces the protein MYHSINETTEFIRRKIGDFTPEFGIILGTGLGKLVDEIEVEYQLMYSNIPNFPISTVEFHSGKLIFGKLSGRNVVAMQGRLHYYEGYDMQQITFPIRIMKVLGVQKLFVSNAAGSLNPDVKKGDLGIIEDHINLLPDNPLRGQNLAEFGPRFPDMSEPYNRKMIGQALEIAAKHAIAARKVVYVSSAGPNLETKAEYRYMRLIGGDVVGMSTVPEVIVANHMALPVFAISVVTDEGFHEELKPVSLQEIVNVAEKAEPKMTLILKELIALQ, from the coding sequence ATGTATCATAGCATAAATGAGACTACGGAGTTTATCCGTAGAAAAATTGGAGATTTTACTCCAGAGTTCGGTATCATCCTAGGTACTGGTTTAGGTAAGTTGGTGGATGAAATTGAAGTCGAGTATCAGCTGATGTATTCCAATATACCAAATTTCCCCATTTCGACTGTTGAATTTCATTCTGGTAAGCTTATTTTTGGAAAGCTGAGTGGCCGCAATGTGGTTGCTATGCAGGGGAGGTTGCATTATTATGAAGGTTACGATATGCAACAAATTACCTTTCCGATCCGTATCATGAAAGTTTTGGGGGTACAAAAATTGTTTGTTTCCAACGCTGCGGGCTCCCTGAATCCTGATGTGAAAAAAGGTGACCTTGGAATTATTGAAGATCATATCAATTTGTTGCCGGATAATCCGCTACGCGGACAGAATTTGGCCGAGTTTGGTCCACGATTTCCGGATATGAGCGAGCCTTATAACCGAAAGATGATTGGACAGGCTCTTGAAATTGCAGCCAAACATGCTATTGCTGCGCGAAAAGTTGTTTATGTTTCTTCCGCAGGTCCAAATTTGGAAACAAAAGCGGAATATCGTTATATGCGCCTGATCGGTGGGGATGTGGTCGGTATGAGTACCGTTCCAGAAGTGATTGTTGCTAATCATATGGCACTGCCGGTATTTGCGATTTCTGTTGTTACGGATGAAGGCTTTCACGAGGAGCTTAAACCCGTATCATTACAGGAAATTGTTAATGTTGCGGAGAAAGCGGAACCTAAAATGACATTAATTTTGAAAGAATTAATAGCTTTGCAATAA
- a CDS encoding putative porin, with product MKLIVRILAAWCVLFIYSVDVIAQSKEDWSSALDSARAKEDGKKDSVILSAKYIRYATLDMLKKGTYTRQIDTSHHNYQYYNPQNLPWNPSVNLGAYGLATRDLLFQPKKTIGFQSGFTALERYLLNPDSVQYFRARARYSELSAVGFFFNDQVFRARVAQNINSQWNMNVDFHSTKTDGFYLGQNYSDLKASVASWYESKNNRYNLLINGVFNRLDAMENGSITEDLPFAPGNRQSPDRFIPKFYDAGNTRVPRSKWWDNSFFLRQSLYLGRLDTIDKGKPTMQIHPTNSMAHNTRIRRQTYSFFKNMDDQNAALPYNNRALALNNDKTLITNVSNEFEYNFFLRGKSVFKNEAKLNLAFQHDMNWVEQNQLDSMRYYNNTSAYPQPLKKLPDSTTFDRFYQNGIVKGELGYKFSDRLDFSLKANQIVFGHNFGDFLYEAKADISMGDKIGKVTLSAYSQNKSPEMVFENLNYTYGKWNDLDLKKTKIQNLGFQYANPMLGFHGKVEYFLMNNYSYFEELSNPQNDPKKDKWIVPAQLDKANLLKVTVGQKFKLNHFTFDNLVVYQKTDQQDALAVPELYTWHSLYYSNLFYKVIDYSIGLDAKFNTPYANPNYSIGTGQFYNAYKQIEFSTYPIMDLWITANIQRVNMFLSYNFLNQNFYPHGYYTVRRYPMNSANFRFGISWKFYD from the coding sequence ATGAAGTTGATCGTACGCATACTTGCCGCATGGTGTGTTTTATTTATTTATTCCGTGGATGTCATTGCGCAGAGCAAAGAGGATTGGAGTAGCGCATTGGATTCGGCCAGAGCCAAAGAGGACGGGAAGAAAGATTCTGTCATCCTTTCTGCGAAGTATATCCGATATGCCACACTGGATATGTTAAAAAAAGGAACTTATACACGGCAGATCGATACATCACATCATAATTATCAATATTATAATCCGCAGAATTTACCTTGGAATCCCAGTGTGAACCTTGGGGCTTATGGCCTTGCCACACGGGATCTATTGTTCCAGCCTAAAAAGACCATTGGCTTTCAGTCTGGTTTTACAGCGTTGGAACGTTATTTATTGAACCCCGATTCGGTCCAATATTTTAGGGCCCGGGCGAGGTACTCCGAATTGTCCGCGGTAGGATTCTTTTTTAATGACCAGGTTTTTAGGGCTCGGGTGGCGCAGAATATCAATTCCCAATGGAATATGAATGTCGATTTCCATTCTACTAAAACGGATGGATTTTACCTTGGACAGAATTATTCGGATTTAAAGGCTTCAGTTGCTTCTTGGTATGAATCGAAAAATAACCGGTATAATTTGTTGATCAATGGCGTATTTAATCGTTTGGATGCCATGGAGAATGGCTCTATTACAGAAGATCTTCCATTTGCGCCTGGAAATAGACAGTCTCCTGATCGATTTATACCGAAATTCTATGATGCCGGTAACACAAGGGTACCTCGATCTAAGTGGTGGGATAATTCATTCTTCCTGAGACAGTCACTTTATTTGGGACGATTGGATACGATCGATAAAGGCAAGCCGACCATGCAGATCCATCCGACCAATAGTATGGCGCATAATACGCGTATCCGAAGGCAGACATACAGCTTCTTCAAGAACATGGATGACCAAAATGCAGCATTACCATACAATAATAGAGCATTGGCGCTAAACAATGATAAGACGTTGATCACGAATGTTTCCAATGAATTTGAATATAACTTTTTTCTTAGAGGGAAGTCGGTCTTTAAGAACGAGGCAAAGTTGAATTTGGCTTTTCAGCACGACATGAACTGGGTGGAGCAGAATCAGTTGGACTCCATGCGGTATTACAATAATACATCAGCCTATCCACAGCCGCTGAAGAAACTGCCGGATAGCACAACATTTGATCGTTTTTATCAGAACGGAATTGTGAAAGGTGAATTAGGATATAAGTTTTCAGATCGTCTTGATTTTAGTTTAAAAGCGAATCAAATCGTATTTGGCCACAACTTTGGAGATTTCTTGTATGAAGCTAAAGCGGATATCTCGATGGGGGATAAAATCGGAAAGGTGACGTTGTCAGCTTATTCACAGAACAAATCTCCGGAGATGGTTTTCGAGAATTTAAATTATACCTACGGAAAATGGAATGATTTAGATCTTAAAAAGACGAAAATTCAGAATCTGGGTTTTCAATATGCCAATCCGATGCTTGGTTTCCATGGCAAGGTGGAGTATTTTCTGATGAACAATTATTCTTATTTCGAAGAGTTGTCCAATCCACAGAACGATCCGAAGAAAGATAAATGGATTGTTCCGGCACAATTGGATAAAGCTAATTTGTTAAAGGTAACCGTTGGACAAAAATTTAAATTAAACCATTTTACGTTTGATAATCTCGTGGTCTATCAAAAGACAGATCAACAGGATGCATTGGCAGTTCCCGAGCTGTATACCTGGCATAGTTTGTATTACAGTAACCTGTTTTATAAAGTTATTGATTATAGTATCGGTCTGGACGCAAAGTTTAATACACCCTATGCCAATCCGAATTATTCGATTGGGACAGGGCAGTTTTACAATGCTTACAAACAGATTGAGTTTTCGACATATCCGATCATGGATTTATGGATTACAGCGAATATACAACGGGTAAATATGTTTTTGAGTTATAATTTTTTAAATCAGAACTTCTATCCGCATGGTTACTATACGGTCAGACGTTATCCGATGAATAGTGCTAATTTTAGGTTTGGTATTTCTTGGAAGTTCTATGATTAA
- a CDS encoding transposase produces MHESFNALMPLIIPEGVSDYFEMTHYSKEEKRLDIFLEELNNTPEEYQGQKLISKGFFEPVTLQDFPIRGMQVYLHVKRRRWLNQDTDKVVYRNWELVAKGTRITQDFAAFLKGISGQPGS; encoded by the coding sequence ATGCACGAATCTTTCAACGCGTTAATGCCCTTAATTATTCCCGAAGGAGTTTCCGATTATTTTGAGATGACCCACTATTCCAAAGAAGAAAAAAGACTGGATATCTTTCTGGAGGAACTCAATAATACACCTGAAGAATATCAAGGCCAGAAGTTGATTTCCAAGGGGTTTTTCGAACCCGTTACCCTTCAAGATTTTCCTATCCGTGGCATGCAGGTCTATCTTCATGTCAAGCGCCGCAGGTGGCTCAACCAGGATACCGATAAAGTAGTCTACAGAAATTGGGAACTAGTAGCCAAAGGGACGCGCATCACACAGGATTTCGCAGCTTTTTTAAAAGGTATCAGCGGACAACCAGGCTCATAG
- a CDS encoding transposase has protein sequence MTFPQNVSGHLSIDETCLSHGELYTVVTNKEARGKKGTIVAILNGTKSENIIPILQKIPQRLRNKVQEITLDLAGNMGLIAKRCFPNAVQVIDRFHVQQLANEALQEIRIKHRWQAIDYENQAIDQARKNKETYFPEVLSNSETIKQLLARSRYLLYKSEHKWTYEQRERAAVLFERYPDIEKAYRLSQELSWIFNTTIDKIYAFTRLAKWADKVEQAGFKSFNTVSRTINIHHKKILNYFDNKSTNASAESFNAKIKAFRSQFRGVGDINFFLFRLTKLFA, from the coding sequence TTGACCTTCCCACAGAATGTCAGCGGCCATCTTTCTATTGACGAGACCTGCCTATCCCATGGCGAGCTCTATACCGTTGTCACCAATAAAGAAGCACGGGGCAAAAAAGGGACCATTGTAGCCATACTGAACGGGACAAAATCAGAGAACATTATCCCGATCCTTCAAAAGATCCCACAGAGATTACGAAATAAAGTTCAAGAGATAACGCTTGATTTAGCCGGTAATATGGGATTGATAGCCAAAAGATGCTTTCCCAATGCTGTTCAGGTAATAGACCGTTTCCATGTTCAGCAACTTGCTAACGAAGCGCTTCAGGAAATAAGGATAAAGCACCGCTGGCAGGCCATTGACTATGAAAATCAGGCAATTGACCAAGCACGAAAGAATAAGGAAACCTATTTTCCGGAAGTCCTATCCAACAGTGAAACCATCAAACAGTTACTTGCAAGAAGCCGATACCTGCTTTATAAAAGTGAACATAAATGGACTTACGAGCAAAGAGAAAGGGCTGCTGTACTCTTTGAGCGATATCCCGATATTGAAAAGGCGTACAGGCTATCCCAAGAACTCTCTTGGATATTCAACACCACCATAGATAAGATCTACGCCTTTACAAGGTTGGCAAAATGGGCGGATAAAGTGGAACAGGCCGGCTTCAAGTCATTCAACACCGTCTCCAGAACCATAAATATCCATCACAAAAAAATATTGAACTACTTCGACAACAAGAGTACAAATGCTTCAGCAGAATCTTTCAATGCAAAGATAAAAGCTTTCAGAAGTCAGTTTAGAGGTGTAGGTGACATCAATTTCTTCCTGTTCAGATTGACCAAATTATTTGCGTAG
- a CDS encoding acyloxyacyl hydrolase — MRSRILAFVTLALLSFRATAQVTPRIENPKDTLQSRTPAKTRLIFQLEHESGGELKFNERSKETLADSYYSGLNFRVGFQTQFQDSLKSIYNEIYNYPIYGIGIYSSTFGQEHLGRPFAAYGFVAIPIRPKVNSRWNFNYRIALGLSGRFNPYNEEDNPFNLLIGSKNNVFIDLGLQANYRLNKNFQVGAGAAFHHFSNGALALPNTGINLVPLSLSVSYTPTNKPFDYRKSSIPPMEKTEELHFNYAFGFKQIDREHDGQYFKSTLGAYYSRHFGYKWRLGAGFDAFYSASGNDEKVAGDKAGKFSALFSYGPAFYIDHVLNSRLYINGNVGVYLHRNEFNGESMPVYLRAGVRYKVYKDFFAGVSIKAHGGKADFIEWTTGYGIKLGKKRK, encoded by the coding sequence ATGAGATCAAGAATACTTGCTTTTGTGACCCTGGCACTACTCTCCTTTCGTGCCACTGCACAGGTCACACCCCGAATAGAGAATCCGAAAGACACTTTACAAAGCCGTACCCCAGCCAAGACGAGACTTATATTTCAACTTGAACATGAAAGTGGGGGCGAACTCAAATTCAATGAGCGCTCCAAAGAAACCCTTGCTGACTCATACTATAGTGGACTAAATTTCAGAGTCGGTTTTCAAACTCAGTTTCAAGACTCATTAAAGAGCATTTACAATGAAATATACAACTATCCGATATACGGTATCGGAATCTACAGCAGTACTTTTGGTCAGGAACACCTCGGACGACCTTTCGCGGCTTATGGCTTTGTTGCCATTCCCATTAGACCAAAAGTAAACTCGAGGTGGAATTTCAACTATCGGATTGCACTCGGCCTCTCGGGCAGATTCAATCCTTATAATGAAGAAGATAATCCTTTCAATCTACTTATTGGCAGCAAAAATAATGTATTTATTGATCTTGGACTTCAGGCCAACTACCGCCTAAATAAAAACTTCCAGGTAGGGGCCGGCGCAGCCTTTCATCACTTCAGCAATGGAGCCCTGGCATTACCGAACACCGGGATAAACCTCGTCCCCTTGAGCCTATCTGTTTCGTATACACCAACAAACAAACCTTTTGATTATAGAAAAAGTAGTATTCCACCGATGGAGAAAACAGAGGAACTCCATTTCAACTATGCCTTTGGCTTCAAACAGATTGACCGCGAACACGATGGCCAATATTTTAAATCTACATTAGGCGCATACTACAGCAGGCATTTCGGCTACAAATGGCGGCTTGGCGCTGGCTTCGATGCATTTTATTCAGCTAGCGGAAACGATGAGAAGGTTGCCGGCGATAAAGCCGGGAAATTCTCCGCCCTATTTTCTTACGGCCCAGCATTCTACATTGATCATGTGTTAAATTCACGTCTATACATCAACGGAAATGTAGGAGTCTACCTTCATCGCAACGAATTCAATGGCGAAAGCATGCCCGTGTATTTAAGAGCAGGTGTACGTTATAAAGTATACAAAGATTTCTTTGCCGGTGTTTCCATTAAAGCCCATGGTGGCAAGGCTGATTTTATTGAATGGACGACAGGTTACGGAATTAAACTAGGTAAGAAACGGAAATAG
- a CDS encoding insulinase family protein: MIKNLFRITVVTFALTTAGCALFAQNTKFDWKEASEGGYTYKYVTNDPTHSRFYKLKNGLTVILSPTKKEPRIQTYIATKAGSKTDPKDHTGLAHYLEHMLFKGTDKFGSKDWAKEKPLLDQIDALYEKYNGTTDETERKAIYKEIDKVSGEAAKYAIANEYDKLMASMGAEGTNAFTSFEQTVYQEQIPSNVMDKYLAVQAERFRYPVLRLFHTELEAVYEEKNISLDKDNRKAVESMFSAAFPNNNYGKQTTIGTVEHLKNPSLKAIREYFHTYYVPNNMGVIMSGDFDPTEVVKKVDKAFAFMQAKEIPAYTFDAEKPILTPVVREVKGPDAEFMLMGFRFPGAATKDARMLNLMSQILTNGSAGLIDLDLVKNQKLLGAGAFPYVLKDYSLLLLQGNPGQGQSLEEVQQLLLQELAKLRKGEFSDDLITAIVNNAKKDEIKQNESYGDRAESLMDAFTSGQDWASVVGYSDELNKITKQDVVDFANKYLNDNNYVVVYKRKGVDNNVVKVVKPEITPVTVNRDDQSEFLKRVEAMPEDKIQPVWVDYNKDIKKATANGLPVLAVKNSDNELFSLSYRFDGGKWSNKLLSLAAGYLEFLGTKDKSSEQFSKDFYQLASDFSVSAGNEETMVSISGLNSNFTATLSLIQDLLRNCVADQEAFKMYIARLKKARANAKENKGAIMEGLKSYAKYGAKNPFNNVFTDAELDALKAEDLVKALHDLANMKHTMLYFGPLTASEFAAKAKPLKQGAGEYVQAKKAVVFAELPTSKNQVLFANFDMKQAEVFWYRSSGIYNSALTPTVSLFNNYFGGGMGSIVFQTIRESKALAYSTYAYYGQPYKKENHYTVGAYVGTQADKFNDAVKGMNELLDVLPESAKGLDIAKVSLEKSIASERVLNASILGSYLAAQRLGNATDIRKVVYEQAPKLTYGDLNTFHKKEMSQKPYVYCIVAKEESLKPEDLAKLGEVKKLDLKEIFGY; this comes from the coding sequence ATGATTAAAAACCTATTTAGAATTACTGTTGTTACGTTTGCACTAACAACAGCGGGGTGTGCTTTGTTTGCCCAAAACACCAAATTTGATTGGAAAGAAGCATCTGAGGGGGGGTACACCTACAAGTACGTAACCAACGATCCTACACATTCACGGTTTTATAAGCTAAAAAATGGCTTAACTGTGATTTTGAGTCCGACCAAAAAAGAACCACGTATTCAAACTTACATTGCAACAAAAGCGGGGAGCAAAACAGATCCGAAAGATCACACCGGTTTGGCCCATTACCTGGAGCATATGTTGTTCAAAGGAACCGATAAATTTGGCTCTAAAGACTGGGCAAAGGAGAAGCCTTTGTTAGATCAGATTGATGCACTCTATGAGAAATACAATGGTACAACAGACGAAACCGAACGGAAGGCAATCTATAAGGAAATCGATAAAGTGTCTGGAGAAGCTGCGAAATATGCCATTGCGAATGAGTATGATAAATTGATGGCATCAATGGGAGCGGAAGGTACCAATGCTTTCACTTCGTTTGAGCAGACTGTTTATCAGGAGCAAATTCCTAGTAATGTAATGGATAAGTATCTTGCTGTACAGGCAGAACGATTTAGATATCCGGTATTGCGTCTTTTCCATACTGAGCTGGAAGCTGTGTATGAAGAGAAAAATATCAGCTTGGATAAAGATAATCGTAAGGCTGTAGAGTCGATGTTTTCAGCAGCGTTTCCCAATAATAATTACGGAAAGCAGACGACAATTGGTACGGTAGAGCACCTTAAAAATCCGTCTTTGAAAGCGATTCGTGAATATTTTCATACCTATTATGTCCCAAATAATATGGGGGTGATAATGTCGGGGGATTTTGATCCTACCGAGGTGGTGAAAAAGGTGGATAAGGCCTTTGCTTTTATGCAGGCGAAAGAGATTCCAGCCTATACTTTTGATGCGGAGAAACCAATTTTAACTCCTGTTGTCCGCGAGGTTAAAGGTCCGGATGCTGAATTTATGTTAATGGGGTTCCGTTTTCCTGGCGCTGCGACAAAGGATGCCCGTATGCTTAATCTGATGAGTCAGATCTTGACGAATGGTTCTGCTGGTCTGATTGATCTGGATTTGGTGAAGAATCAAAAATTATTAGGTGCTGGCGCTTTCCCTTATGTGTTAAAAGACTATTCTTTGCTCCTGTTGCAGGGTAATCCTGGTCAGGGACAAAGCTTGGAAGAGGTGCAACAGCTGCTGTTGCAAGAATTGGCGAAATTGAGAAAAGGTGAATTCTCGGATGATTTGATAACAGCCATCGTCAACAATGCGAAGAAAGACGAAATCAAACAGAACGAAAGCTATGGTGACAGAGCTGAATCATTGATGGATGCCTTTACTTCGGGTCAGGATTGGGCGTCTGTTGTGGGATATTCGGATGAATTGAATAAAATCACCAAGCAAGATGTGGTGGATTTTGCGAACAAATACTTGAATGACAATAATTATGTTGTTGTTTATAAGCGTAAGGGCGTTGATAATAATGTTGTTAAAGTTGTTAAACCTGAGATTACTCCTGTAACGGTCAATCGCGACGATCAGTCTGAGTTCTTGAAGCGGGTTGAAGCAATGCCAGAGGATAAAATCCAACCGGTATGGGTCGATTATAACAAAGATATTAAGAAAGCTACAGCGAACGGTTTACCAGTACTTGCTGTAAAGAACTCAGATAATGAGCTATTTTCGCTGTCTTATCGTTTTGATGGTGGAAAATGGAGCAATAAGTTACTTTCATTGGCTGCGGGTTATCTTGAATTTTTGGGTACAAAAGACAAATCCAGTGAGCAATTCAGCAAGGATTTCTATCAATTGGCTTCTGATTTTTCGGTGTCTGCAGGAAATGAGGAAACCATGGTGTCGATTTCAGGTTTGAATTCAAATTTTACGGCTACATTGAGCTTGATTCAGGATTTGTTGCGTAATTGTGTTGCTGATCAGGAGGCTTTCAAAATGTATATTGCCCGTCTTAAAAAAGCGAGAGCAAATGCGAAAGAAAACAAGGGAGCGATCATGGAAGGCCTAAAATCGTATGCTAAATACGGCGCTAAAAATCCGTTTAATAATGTGTTTACAGATGCGGAATTGGATGCTTTAAAAGCGGAGGATTTGGTGAAGGCATTGCACGATTTGGCTAATATGAAACATACGATGCTTTATTTTGGCCCGTTAACTGCCTCGGAATTTGCAGCGAAAGCGAAACCTTTGAAACAAGGTGCCGGAGAGTATGTTCAGGCGAAAAAGGCGGTCGTGTTTGCAGAATTGCCAACAAGCAAGAACCAGGTCCTTTTTGCTAATTTCGATATGAAGCAGGCTGAAGTGTTTTGGTATAGAAGTTCAGGAATATACAACAGTGCCTTAACACCGACTGTTTCATTGTTTAATAATTACTTTGGTGGCGGAATGGGAAGTATTGTCTTCCAGACTATCCGTGAATCAAAAGCATTGGCTTATTCAACTTATGCTTATTACGGACAGCCTTATAAAAAGGAAAATCACTATACCGTTGGAGCCTATGTTGGGACGCAGGCTGATAAATTTAACGATGCGGTTAAAGGCATGAATGAGTTGCTGGATGTGTTGCCTGAAAGTGCTAAGGGTCTGGATATTGCGAAAGTAAGTCTGGAAAAATCAATTGCCAGTGAACGTGTATTGAATGCTTCTATCTTAGGTAGTTATCTGGCTGCACAACGTTTGGGGAATGCAACTGATATTCGTAAAGTTGTCTATGAGCAAGCACCAAAATTAACCTATGGCGACCTAAATACTTTCCACAAGAAAGAAATGAGTCAAAAGCCGTACGTTTACTGTATTGTAGCGAAGGAAGAAAGTCTTAAGCCAGAAGATCTTGCGAAACTGGGCGAGGTTAAAAAGCTGGATCTTAAAGAGATCTTCGGCTACTAG